A genomic stretch from Sceloporus undulatus isolate JIND9_A2432 ecotype Alabama chromosome 5, SceUnd_v1.1, whole genome shotgun sequence includes:
- the POU4F2 gene encoding POU domain, class 4, transcription factor 2 codes for MMMMSLSSKQPFALAHEAKYAPCPSSAAAPSAPSPALLLATAAGANGGNGRNGGLASPASSSAASSASNTSSTSSTSTSSTSSSNNGSSNSRACLPTPPSNIFGGLDESLLARAEALAAVDIVSPGKSHPPPPHPAPPPPPHPGPHHSPFKPDATYHTMNTIPCTSAAASSSSVPISHPSALSGSHPHPHHHHHHHHHPHHPHHHHHHQPHQALEGELLEHLTPGLGLGALTGPDGSVVSTGAGHGAHLGPGMNPMHPAALGMAHALPSSHLGCLSDVEADPRDLEAFAERFKQRRIKLGVTQADVGSALANLKIPGVGSLSQSTICRFESLTLSHNNMIALKPILQAWLEEAEKSHREKLTKPELFNGAEKKRKRTSIAAPEKRSLEAYFAIQPRPSSEKIAAIAEKLDLKKNVVRVWFCNQRQKQKRMKYSAGI; via the exons atgatgatgatgtccctGAGCAGCAAGCAGCCCTTCGCCTTGGCCCACGAGGCCAAGTACGCGCCCTGCCCCTCCTCGGCCGCCGCCCCCTCGGCCCCCTCGCCCGCCCTCCTCCTGGCCACCGCCGCCGGGGCCAACGGGGGCAACGGCCGCAACGGGGGCCTGGCCAGCCCCGCCAGCTCCAGCGCCGCCAGCTCCGCCAGCAACACCAGCtccaccagcagcaccagcaccagctccaccagcagcagcaacaacggCAGCAGCAACAGCCGCGCCTGCCTCCCCACGCCGCCG AGCAACATCTTCGGCGGCCTGGACGAGAGCCTGCTGGCGCGGGCGGAGGCGCTGGCGGCGGTGGACATCGTCTCCCCGGGCAAGAGCCACCCTCCCCCGCCGCACCCGGCCCCCCCTCCTCCGCCGCACCCGGGGCCGCACCACAGTCCCTTCAAGCCGGACGCCACCTACCACACCATGAACACCATCCCCTGCACCTcggccgccgcctcctcctcctcggtgccCATCTCGCACCCCTCGGCGCTCTCGGGCTCCCACCCGCACCcgcaccatcaccaccaccaccaccaccacccccatcatccccaccaccaccaccaccaccagccccACCAGGCGCTGGAAGGGGAGCTGCTGGAGCACCTGACgccggggctggggctgggggcgCTGACGGGGCCCGACGGCTCGGTGGTCTCCACGGGGGCGGGCCACGGGGCTCACCTGGGGCCCGGCATGAACCCCATGCACCCGGCGGCCCTGGGCATGGCCCACGCCTTGCCCTCCTCGCACCTGGGATGCCTCAGCGACGTGGAGGCCGACCCCCGCGACCTGGAGGCCTTCGCCGAGAGGTTCAAGCAGCGGCGGATCAAGCTGGGGGTGACCCAGGCCGACGTGGGCTCGGCGCTGGCCAACCTGAAGATCCCCGGCGTGGGCTCCTTGAGCCAGAGCACCATCTGCCGCTTCGAGTCGCTGACCCTGTCGCACAACAACATGATCGCCCTGAAGCCCATCCTGCAGGCCTGGCTGGAGGAGGCCGAGAAGTCCCACCGGGAGAAGCTGACCAAGCCCGAGCTCTTCAACGGCGCCGAGAAGAAGCGGAAGCGCACCTCCATCGCCGCCCCCGAGAAGCGGTCCCTGGAGGCCTACTTCGCCATCCAGCCCCGGCCCTCCTCCGAGAAGATCGCCGCCATCGCCGAGAAGCTAGACCTCAAGAAGAACGTCGTCCGGGTCTGGTTCTGCAACCAGAGGCAGAAGCAGAAGCGGATGAAATACTCCGCCGGGATTTAA